The genome window ACCGAAAGATTGTTGAAATAGTTAAAAACAATTGGATTCTCGATTTCGAACTCCTTTATTTCAACACGGTTGAGTTGTTGGTTCAATTTTATTGTTGACATATTTTTATATTATGCTTTGTAAAGCTTCAAAATGTAATCTATCTTTTTTCTTAATATGTTGTAATACCTCTTTGCATGCACTACCTATATCAACAATGAATTCACTTTGCTTTCCAATTCTATCTATATTGTTGAAATGGCTAAAATAATGCAACGGTTTCAAAATTCTTTTAGATTTTTCGGGACCAAAAACTTTATCGGCACGAGTATCAACTTCATCTGTTGACGGATATTTTGTCAAAGTGTACATTTCAACAAATCGTCTTAGAATATTTGGCATTAAGAATAGCTGCGAAGATATATTTTGTTGTGAGTCTTGGTTAAACTTTGCTATTTCGCTAAACAAGAATTGGTATTCAGATTGATAATCATTATAGACATTTGGCAATTTTTCTATTGATGCGCCATTTTGATTTCTTGATATAAAGTATCTTGATTCTCTATTTTTAAGTTCCTTTCTGTGTTGCAAGCCATCTTTTTTCGGTAAATCTTTTAACAAGTTGAAGAACTCAAAATTATGCGTAGAAATAAATAATTGCTTGCATTTCAATCTCCACATTTTTTGCGTTGGTTGATTGGGGTCTGGAATATGGTCAAAAAAAGTTTCTTTTAGTAATGAGTTGATTTGAAAAATATGATTACTATCTAAACTAGAAATGGGATCATCAATAAATATAACATGATTAGCCAAAGTCCCTTTTTTATTCAAGCTTCTTAAAAGAACAAGAAAATGAGAAAATGAAATTGCCATTTTCTCACCTTCACTCAAATTTTTCGCAAGATGATTACCTCGCATCAAATTATATTTTCCCGTTTCTGTGGCACTTGGTTTTATTTGTATGTCATTTCTCCCTAAGAAACTTTGAATAAAAGCTTCTAGTTGCACACAGCCTTCAGAGACACTTTCTTTTCGCAATGTAAGTAAATCAATAGTTTTCTGATATTCATCTATTTTTTGATTAAATATGTCAATTGACTTTTGAACTTTTTCAGCTTTTATTTTTTTTAAATAATACTTTTCTTTTTTTAAGAATGAGGCCACTAAATGATTTTTATAAATATCTCTTTTGGACTCTACTATTGTTTCAAACTTATCAGTAAAATTATTATTATCTAATATAAGCTTGTTTAACTTTGATATTACATCGAAAATCGGCAATAATTCATTTTCACTATATGGAATTGCAATAGTTTTATATATAGACTTGTTCTTTTTTTTGTTTATTAATGCTTTGATTTTAGTCAATTTGATTTTGTATTTTGCTAACTCCTTGTCGAATTCAAATTTTAAAGAATTGAAATCGCTTTGAAAATTGTCATTAAAATCATTATGACTGTAGGGAATAATTAATGAATCGATAAGAGTTTCTTCTACTTGAAGCATACTTAGTAACTCTTTCGTTGTTTCTCTTAGTTTGGAAGCCTCATTATTAAAATAATTTAGAAGTTCATGGTATCGCTCTTCTGTTAAGTCATTTCCACAAAAAACACATTTACTGTTAGGGGAGTGAATGTTTAA of Bacteroidales bacterium contains these proteins:
- a CDS encoding AAA family ATPase, which codes for MILITDPKAKLDIIDFKTNYSDIIGLSKEVLSFVPSKSNIISILEKDNQIYEWAKRGLNIHSPNSKCVFCGNDLTEERYHELLNYFNNEASKLRETTKELLSMLQVEETLIDSLIIPYSHNDFNDNFQSDFNSLKFEFDKELAKYKIKLTKIKALINKKKNKSIYKTIAIPYSENELLPIFDVISKLNKLILDNNNFTDKFETIVESKRDIYKNHLVASFLKKEKYYLKKIKAEKVQKSIDIFNQKIDEYQKTIDLLTLRKESVSEGCVQLEAFIQSFLGRNDIQIKPSATETGKYNLMRGNHLAKNLSEGEKMAISFSHFLVLLRSLNKKGTLANHVIFIDDPISSLDSNHIFQINSLLKETFFDHIPDPNQPTQKMWRLKCKQLFISTHNFEFFNLLKDLPKKDGLQHRKELKNRESRYFISRNQNGASIEKLPNVYNDYQSEYQFLFSEIAKFNQDSQQNISSQLFLMPNILRRFVEMYTLTKYPSTDEVDTRADKVFGPEKSKRILKPLHYFSHFNNIDRIGKQSEFIVDIGSACKEVLQHIKKKDRLHFEALQSII